From the genome of Candidatus Nitrosocosmicus oleophilus, one region includes:
- a CDS encoding nuclear transport factor 2 family protein, protein MSKNIKNVSTQEYEDALVTVALYVEGLRVGSVPILTQAFHRDATISGFDDDKLLHGPIKNFYDFVEKNGPAPNIKTRIDVLSITPTTAILRVDMENDAVGANYTDFHTLIKLDGTWYIITKVYHRYEG, encoded by the coding sequence ATGTCAAAGAATATAAAAAATGTGTCTACTCAAGAATATGAGGATGCACTCGTTACTGTTGCTTTATACGTAGAAGGGTTGCGCGTCGGCAGCGTTCCTATACTTACCCAGGCCTTCCACAGGGATGCCACGATATCCGGGTTCGACGATGACAAGTTACTCCATGGGCCGATCAAGAATTTCTATGACTTTGTTGAAAAAAACGGCCCTGCCCCAAACATCAAGACTCGAATCGACGTGCTATCTATTACACCAACCACAGCAATATTGCGTGTCGACATGGAGAATGACGCTGTTGGAGCAAATTATACAGACTTTCACACGCTCATAAAACTTGATGGGACATGGTACATAATAACCAAGGTTTATCACAGGTACGAAGGATAA
- a CDS encoding heavy metal translocating P-type ATPase — translation MAKDPICGMFVEENESSIHHTKDGISYYFCSSQCLDEFLEPEKALKKLKIHVLISIVLTIPIVLFSLPHMIPQLEHLYPMEMMEYINYILLALATPIQFWIGWRFYRGFWDGIKSKASNMDTLIAIGTTAAYIYSAIVTIFPGYFPFTAVYFETSAIIITLILIGRLLETKTKEKASGAVRKLLDLKPRTAHVLRPEIREKNTAGSDANKNSNNPLDGSRLKLVSKEFRELEIPVEEIIQGDLMIIRPGERVPTDGMIVDGSSSIDESAITGESIPVDKVKGDEVIGATINKNGLLKVKATKIGQDTVLSQIITLVEEAKTGKSKLERMVDQVAKYFVPAIVIIAIGVFLGWYFIGNAGLTYSVLAFVSVMIIACPCALGLATPAALMMGAAKGAENGILYKGGEHIEIASKVNLVVFDKTGTLTEGKPSVTDIVTFDNIDDNELLRLAAIGESGSEHPLAKAVITKANEKGIHAVSPDSFEAVAGHGLIAKYSDHDITVGNRKIMLDNDISIPENIEKRLSELEKDGKTTVLVSLDNHLYGLIAISDTIKEGAKEAILDLKNLGVESIMLTGDNERTAKAVASRIGITRVISQVLPHQKEEIVSSIQTKEKRVVAMVGDGINDAPALARADLGIAIGSGTDIAKETGGIILISNNIGDVVTALELGKKTVSKIKQNLFWAFAYNTGLIPVAAGALVPILGLSVFGWLPILAGLAMAMSSVTVVTNSLFLGRYKPRTINRPKTKSV, via the coding sequence ATGGCAAAGGACCCCATATGTGGAATGTTTGTTGAAGAAAATGAAAGTTCCATTCATCATACTAAAGACGGAATATCCTACTATTTTTGCTCGTCTCAATGTTTAGACGAATTTCTTGAACCCGAGAAGGCCCTCAAAAAATTAAAAATACATGTCCTAATAAGCATAGTATTAACCATCCCAATCGTATTGTTTAGCTTACCACATATGATTCCACAATTGGAACACCTCTATCCAATGGAAATGATGGAATATATCAATTACATACTTTTGGCTTTGGCTACTCCAATACAATTTTGGATTGGTTGGCGTTTTTACAGAGGATTCTGGGATGGTATCAAATCAAAAGCGTCAAATATGGATACGTTAATTGCTATCGGAACAACAGCCGCTTATATTTACAGCGCCATAGTTACCATCTTTCCTGGATACTTCCCTTTTACAGCGGTATACTTTGAAACAAGTGCAATCATAATTACTCTTATCCTGATAGGAAGGCTGCTTGAAACTAAGACAAAAGAAAAAGCATCAGGTGCGGTTAGAAAGCTTTTAGATCTAAAACCTAGGACTGCACATGTATTGAGACCTGAAATCAGAGAAAAAAATACTGCAGGTTCCGATGCTAATAAGAATAGTAATAATCCTTTGGATGGTTCTAGACTAAAGCTAGTTTCAAAAGAATTTAGAGAACTTGAAATTCCAGTGGAAGAAATCATACAAGGCGACTTGATGATCATACGCCCAGGAGAAAGGGTTCCCACTGATGGAATGATAGTAGACGGTTCATCTTCGATAGATGAATCTGCGATAACAGGTGAAAGTATACCTGTTGACAAAGTAAAAGGCGACGAAGTAATTGGGGCAACAATTAACAAAAATGGCCTCTTAAAAGTCAAAGCAACTAAGATTGGTCAAGATACAGTATTATCTCAAATCATAACCCTGGTAGAAGAGGCCAAAACAGGTAAATCCAAACTTGAAAGAATGGTGGACCAGGTAGCAAAATATTTTGTTCCGGCTATTGTAATAATAGCAATCGGGGTATTCCTTGGTTGGTATTTTATTGGGAATGCGGGATTAACTTATTCCGTACTAGCATTTGTTTCTGTCATGATAATAGCATGTCCATGTGCTTTAGGATTGGCGACGCCAGCAGCATTAATGATGGGTGCCGCAAAGGGAGCTGAAAATGGTATTTTGTATAAAGGCGGCGAGCATATAGAAATAGCAAGTAAAGTCAATTTAGTGGTATTTGATAAAACTGGAACATTAACAGAAGGAAAACCATCTGTTACTGACATAGTAACATTTGATAATATAGATGACAACGAGTTGTTAAGACTAGCAGCGATAGGAGAATCAGGGTCTGAGCACCCTTTGGCCAAAGCTGTTATCACAAAAGCCAACGAAAAAGGAATTCATGCAGTTTCGCCTGATTCATTTGAAGCGGTAGCAGGTCATGGTCTTATAGCTAAATACTCTGATCATGACATAACGGTAGGAAATAGAAAGATAATGCTTGACAATGATATTTCAATTCCTGAAAACATTGAAAAAAGACTTTCGGAATTGGAAAAAGATGGTAAAACAACAGTACTAGTCTCACTAGACAATCATTTGTATGGATTAATTGCAATATCTGATACCATAAAGGAAGGTGCCAAAGAAGCGATTCTTGATCTAAAAAACTTGGGAGTTGAATCAATAATGCTCACTGGAGATAATGAACGGACAGCAAAGGCTGTCGCTTCCAGAATTGGTATTACCCGAGTAATATCTCAGGTGTTGCCACATCAAAAAGAAGAGATCGTAAGCAGTATACAGACAAAAGAAAAAAGAGTTGTAGCAATGGTAGGTGACGGAATTAATGATGCTCCAGCTTTAGCCCGAGCAGATTTGGGAATTGCAATAGGGTCCGGAACAGATATTGCCAAAGAAACTGGTGGTATAATATTAATTAGCAACAATATTGGAGACGTTGTAACCGCATTAGAATTAGGAAAGAAAACTGTCTCAAAAATAAAGCAGAATTTGTTCTGGGCTTTTGCTTATAATACGGGGTTAATACCTGTAGCAGCAGGTGCATTGGTTCCTATTTTGGGACTATCAGTATTTGGGTGGCTCCCAATTCTTGCTGGATTGGCAATGGCCATGAGCTCTGTCACTGTTGTTACTAATTCTCTTTTTTTGGGAAGATATAAACCAAGAACAATAAATAGACCAAAAACAAAATCAGTTTAG
- a CDS encoding IS5-like element ISThar1 family transposase translates to MIDWPSYNRSLVQRGEILFSYDFLDGWGSEIENMNINKKGKPFVFPDSFILAIGYIRYLFHLPYRQTQGIIKATGKRLPANPPSYGHICKRINKLNIDIKRDKMDDDDDLIISIDSTGIKITNRGQWMDEKWNTQNRKGYLKIHVAVDIKTRKIIALEVTDEKVHDGKMLKKLVNHVLDSREPNTVKIKSVLADGAYDSNPNFVYLEDKKINPGIKVRRNSIVSPKNNRLRNNEVKLQAKDLLKWKTKRKYGQRWISETVFSAIKRMFGEYTSANRFQNMVKEIMIKVSLYNIFRRI, encoded by the coding sequence GTGATAGACTGGCCCTCTTACAATCGCTCATTAGTTCAACGCGGTGAGATCCTCTTCTCGTATGATTTCCTTGATGGTTGGGGTTCAGAGATAGAGAATATGAATATAAACAAAAAGGGTAAACCATTTGTATTTCCAGATTCTTTCATCTTGGCCATTGGTTACATTCGCTATTTATTTCACCTACCATACAGACAAACCCAAGGTATAATTAAGGCCACAGGAAAAAGGTTACCTGCTAATCCACCAAGTTATGGTCACATCTGTAAACGAATCAACAAGCTAAACATCGATATTAAAAGAGACAAGATGGATGACGATGATGACCTAATAATATCAATAGACAGTACAGGTATCAAGATTACTAACAGAGGTCAGTGGATGGATGAGAAATGGAATACACAAAATAGAAAAGGATATCTCAAGATCCACGTTGCTGTAGACATAAAGACCAGGAAAATCATTGCTTTGGAAGTGACAGATGAGAAGGTACATGATGGGAAAATGCTAAAGAAACTAGTCAATCATGTTTTGGATTCGAGAGAACCAAACACTGTAAAGATAAAATCGGTACTAGCTGATGGAGCCTATGATTCAAATCCAAACTTTGTGTATCTTGAGGACAAAAAGATCAATCCAGGTATAAAGGTAAGAAGGAACTCTATTGTTTCTCCTAAAAACAATAGGTTAAGGAACAACGAAGTAAAGTTACAAGCAAAGGATCTGTTGAAATGGAAGACAAAAAGAAAATACGGACAGAGATGGATATCTGAAACTGTGTTCTCAGCTATAAAGAGAATGTTTGGTGAATACACATCAGCAAACAGGTTTCAAAACATGGTAAAGGAGATCATGATAAAAGTATCATTGTATAACATTTTTAGAAGAATATAA
- a CDS encoding heavy-metal-associated domain-containing protein produces MEKVYFKVVGMYCTTCKPIVEKQLKDKKGIKKININNITDTVIVEFDPLEITQHDIKERLEESGYKFVRVPQY; encoded by the coding sequence ATGGAAAAAGTCTACTTTAAAGTTGTCGGAATGTATTGTACTACATGCAAACCTATTGTGGAAAAGCAATTAAAAGATAAAAAAGGAATCAAAAAAATAAATATTAACAATATAACAGATACAGTGATCGTAGAATTTGATCCCTTGGAAATAACTCAACACGACATTAAAGAAAGATTAGAAGAATCAGGATACAAATTTGTTAGAGTACCACAATACTGA
- a CDS encoding YoaK family protein — translation MKRNRLAFLILLSQYLILSKSIMNNPSDKIPAKNSSKLPADVPYAKTQTLYLRNIRLVAHASMSGFMDAISFIELNVFASVLTGNTVLLGLAICNGNLLNVIVPLVAIMGFIGGVALGNRLAEPDLEFQRKIWPTTVTRALMVEGIFLAQASYHSSLKVMIFKEF, via the coding sequence TTGAAAAGGAATAGACTAGCGTTCTTAATTCTTTTATCTCAGTACTTAATATTATCAAAGTCGATAATGAATAACCCTTCAGATAAGATACCTGCAAAGAATTCATCTAAGTTGCCAGCAGATGTCCCTTATGCTAAAACCCAAACTTTGTATTTGCGAAATATACGGTTAGTTGCTCATGCATCTATGTCAGGGTTCATGGATGCTATAAGTTTCATAGAACTCAATGTTTTCGCATCTGTGTTAACAGGTAATACTGTTCTTCTTGGACTTGCAATTTGTAATGGAAATCTTCTTAATGTCATAGTGCCGCTTGTCGCAATAATGGGTTTCATAGGTGGCGTAGCCTTAGGTAACAGACTTGCAGAACCGGATCTAGAATTTCAAAGGAAAATTTGGCCGACAACAGTTACTAGGGCCTTAATGGTAGAGGGGATATTTCTAGCCCAAGCATCATATCACTCATCTTTAAAAGTAATGATATTCAAGGAATTTTAA
- a CDS encoding AsnC family transcriptional regulator, with protein sequence MPLSLDEIDVSIIRSLLEDGRKSFRKISRETRITTPTVKSRYERLVNIGFIKGILPIFDFDKVESKEKNFIQLQDLDENVKRKKNIGYKTQNKILKKEIGEIQKKIESGLTISVTCDFCDGPVYGKPKILKFADIERFFCCISCKSGYAEKYRGRIESIKRKYDGISEID encoded by the coding sequence ATGCCACTTAGCCTTGATGAAATTGATGTATCTATCATAAGGTCACTACTAGAGGACGGCAGAAAGTCATTTAGAAAGATATCAAGGGAGACGAGAATAACAACTCCAACCGTAAAGTCACGTTATGAAAGATTGGTTAACATAGGTTTTATCAAGGGGATCCTACCAATTTTTGACTTTGATAAGGTAGAGTCAAAAGAAAAGAATTTCATCCAATTGCAGGACCTTGATGAAAATGTGAAAAGAAAAAAGAACATCGGTTACAAAACGCAGAACAAGATACTAAAAAAAGAGATAGGCGAAATTCAGAAAAAAATTGAAAGTGGCCTAACAATAAGCGTTACTTGTGATTTCTGTGATGGACCTGTCTATGGTAAACCTAAGATTCTAAAATTCGCAGATATTGAACGATTCTTCTGTTGTATATCATGCAAATCAGGATATGCTGAAAAATATCGAGGCAGAATAGAATCGATAAAAAGAAAATATGACGGTATATCCGAAATTGACTAG
- a CDS encoding phosphoribosyltransferase codes for MKFKKEEINEKSSPKEYSSWGEIGLLIQIVAAKIKTSNKKYDIILGITNGGIIPARLMAQELDIDHIQFIPVRNKKLHIEEMPQLTTDKKYLVVDEIYDTGQTFSKVKHAIKDFDCDYAFLMRRFNETNRNETDDEITFIGKILNHDKWVVFPWELKSLP; via the coding sequence TTGAAGTTCAAAAAAGAAGAGATTAACGAAAAAAGCTCTCCCAAAGAGTATAGTAGTTGGGGGGAGATAGGACTACTAATTCAGATTGTTGCAGCTAAAATAAAGACTTCGAACAAAAAGTATGACATAATATTAGGAATAACAAATGGAGGAATCATCCCAGCAAGGCTAATGGCCCAAGAACTAGACATTGATCATATACAGTTCATACCCGTTAGAAATAAGAAACTACATATCGAAGAAATGCCTCAATTAACGACCGATAAAAAGTATCTTGTAGTGGATGAAATATACGATACTGGTCAGACATTTTCTAAAGTCAAACATGCAATAAAAGATTTTGATTGTGATTACGCATTTCTTATGAGAAGATTCAACGAAACTAATCGGAATGAAACAGACGATGAAATAACCTTTATCGGAAAAATATTAAACCATGACAAATGGGTCGTCTTTCCATGGGAACTAAAATCATTACCATAG
- a CDS encoding aldo/keto reductase: protein MNTDTSEIERHYPLTPDLIIHRIINGMWQVAGGHGYIDQESAIEDMIKYHEAGFTSWDLADIYGPAEDFVGQFRRRLSEIKGGGELDRIQALTKWVPHPGRIEYSNVKENIQKSLSRMRVDSLDLLQFHWWDYNNPYYMDALKYLSDLRDEGLIKHIGLTNFDTERMQIMMDSGLQIVSNQIQYSIIDRRPEVKMVQFCNEHNIKLLAYGSLCGGLLSERYLGKIQEPSAFDLDTLSLKKYKKMIDTWGGWGLFQKLLSTLNEVSQKHNVSIANVATRYILQKPAVAGAIIGVRLGISDHRNSNAQVFNFSLDKSDIDIIDTVCTKSNNLSDMVGDCGDEYRYPF, encoded by the coding sequence ATGAATACCGATACGAGTGAAATAGAACGTCATTATCCTCTGACTCCTGATTTGATAATACATAGGATAATCAATGGTATGTGGCAAGTCGCAGGAGGACACGGGTATATCGATCAGGAGTCGGCAATTGAAGACATGATAAAATATCATGAAGCTGGATTCACAAGTTGGGATCTTGCAGATATCTATGGCCCTGCGGAAGATTTTGTTGGACAGTTCCGCAGGAGATTGTCAGAGATAAAAGGAGGGGGAGAACTCGATAGAATTCAGGCATTGACAAAATGGGTACCGCATCCAGGAAGAATAGAATATTCTAACGTTAAAGAAAATATTCAAAAATCACTCTCAAGAATGCGGGTTGACTCTCTTGATTTGCTTCAATTTCATTGGTGGGATTATAATAATCCGTATTATATGGATGCTCTCAAATATCTGTCAGACCTACGTGATGAAGGACTAATCAAGCATATAGGCCTTACAAATTTTGATACCGAACGTATGCAAATCATGATGGATTCAGGATTGCAAATTGTATCAAACCAAATTCAATATTCGATCATAGATCGTAGACCTGAGGTAAAAATGGTACAATTTTGCAACGAACATAATATCAAGCTACTAGCCTACGGAAGCCTGTGCGGAGGGCTGTTGTCAGAACGATATCTTGGAAAAATACAAGAACCATCTGCTTTTGATCTAGATACATTGAGCCTGAAAAAATACAAGAAGATGATAGATACATGGGGCGGATGGGGTTTATTTCAGAAACTTTTATCCACCTTGAACGAAGTATCACAAAAACACAATGTGAGTATTGCTAATGTAGCAACTCGATATATCCTGCAGAAACCTGCAGTGGCCGGTGCCATTATCGGTGTTAGGCTTGGGATATCTGATCATAGAAATAGTAATGCTCAGGTATTCAACTTCAGTTTGGACAAGTCTGACATTGATATTATAGATACCGTATGCACAAAGTCAAATAACCTATCTGACATGGTAGGAGATTGTGGTGACGAGTATAGATATCCATTTTAG
- the hsp20 gene encoding archaeal heat shock protein Hsp20 — protein MSSRDFNPFDWYRNFFGRHTNKNRGGFFDDYFAGFEEMQEEMERIFKQFNNIQSNAPKELVREYQAPDGTKVREVGPIVYGYSMTIGPDGKPHIRQFGNVKNLAGGSNKQEINITGLAAGPTLTAEREPLADLNTTEKEIKVIVEMPGIKKEDIKINATEGMVEIATTGSQRKYHKTVEIPLEADIDSARSNYTNGILEVVFNKKENVKPKGKEVKVE, from the coding sequence ATGAGTAGTAGAGATTTTAACCCATTTGACTGGTATAGAAATTTCTTTGGAAGGCACACAAACAAGAATAGAGGGGGATTCTTCGATGATTACTTTGCTGGATTTGAAGAGATGCAAGAGGAGATGGAGAGAATATTTAAACAATTTAATAATATTCAATCCAATGCACCAAAGGAATTGGTAAGAGAATATCAAGCACCAGATGGTACAAAAGTAAGAGAAGTTGGGCCAATAGTTTATGGATATTCGATGACAATTGGACCTGACGGAAAGCCGCATATAAGACAATTTGGAAACGTTAAGAATTTGGCCGGAGGATCAAACAAGCAAGAAATTAATATCACTGGTTTGGCCGCAGGACCAACATTAACGGCTGAGAGAGAACCTCTGGCAGATCTAAATACTACCGAAAAGGAAATCAAAGTCATAGTAGAAATGCCAGGTATAAAAAAAGAGGATATTAAAATAAATGCGACTGAAGGTATGGTGGAAATTGCAACTACAGGTTCTCAAAGAAAATATCATAAAACTGTTGAAATTCCCTTAGAAGCTGATATAGATTCAGCTAGATCTAACTATACTAATGGTATATTAGAAGTCGTTTTCAATAAAAAAGAAAATGTAAAACCAAAAGGTAAGGAGGTAAAGGTAGAATAA